In the genome of Polaribacter sp. MED152, one region contains:
- a CDS encoding saccharopine dehydrogenase family protein → MKNILIIGAGKSSSSLIKYLLDKAEEENLFLTIGDLDIKNASELVNDHKNTAVLEFDVFNDQQRKTEIEKSNLVISMLPARFHIEVAKDCVFYKKHMVTASYISKEMQSLNAKVIKNNLIFMNEIGLDPGLDHMSAMKVIDSIREQKGNMLLFESFCGGLVAPESDTNLWNYKFTWNPRNVVLAGQGGAAMFIQESTYKYIPYHKLFRRTEFLKIEGERYEAYANRDSLKYRSVYGLDNIPTMYRGTIRRIGFSRAWNIFVQLGMTDDSYQIEDSENMSYRDFVNLFLAYSPSDSVELKLRSYLKIDQDDIMWEKLLELDLFNPNKKIKLKNASPAQILQKILEDSWTLKSEDKDMIVMQHLFGFEKNGEKKQLESSLVVKGENQTYTAMAKTVGLPVAIAALKILKGEIKTPGVQLPLSKEVYDPILKELETYGITFKEKEVPYLGYNPNHVRG, encoded by the coding sequence ATGAAAAATATTCTAATTATTGGTGCTGGTAAATCGAGTTCTTCTTTAATAAAGTACTTATTAGATAAAGCTGAAGAAGAAAATCTCTTTCTAACTATTGGAGATCTAGATATTAAAAATGCGTCTGAATTAGTTAATGATCATAAAAATACAGCAGTCTTAGAATTTGACGTATTTAATGATCAGCAAAGAAAAACTGAAATTGAAAAATCGAATTTGGTAATTTCTATGTTACCTGCAAGATTTCATATAGAAGTGGCCAAAGATTGTGTTTTTTACAAAAAACATATGGTAACTGCATCTTACATTTCTAAAGAGATGCAAAGTTTAAATGCTAAAGTAATAAAGAACAACCTCATCTTTATGAATGAAATTGGTTTAGACCCAGGTCTTGATCATATGAGTGCTATGAAAGTTATCGATTCTATCAGAGAGCAAAAAGGGAATATGTTGCTTTTTGAATCTTTCTGTGGTGGATTGGTTGCCCCTGAAAGTGATACTAATTTATGGAATTATAAATTTACTTGGAATCCTAGAAATGTGGTTTTGGCTGGCCAAGGAGGAGCTGCCATGTTTATTCAAGAAAGCACATATAAATACATTCCTTACCATAAATTGTTTCGAAGAACGGAGTTTTTAAAGATAGAAGGTGAGAGGTATGAGGCTTATGCAAATAGAGACTCGTTAAAATATAGAAGCGTTTACGGTTTAGACAACATACCCACAATGTATAGAGGTACCATTAGAAGAATTGGTTTTTCTAGAGCTTGGAATATTTTTGTACAGTTAGGCATGACAGATGATTCCTATCAAATTGAGGATTCTGAAAATATGAGCTATCGAGATTTTGTTAACTTATTTTTAGCTTACTCACCCTCAGATTCTGTAGAATTAAAATTACGTTCTTATTTAAAGATTGATCAAGATGATATTATGTGGGAAAAATTGCTAGAACTAGACCTCTTTAATCCTAACAAAAAAATCAAACTAAAAAATGCTTCTCCTGCGCAAATTCTTCAAAAAATATTAGAAGATTCATGGACTTTAAAAAGCGAAGACAAAGACATGATTGTAATGCAACATTTATTTGGTTTTGAAAAAAATGGAGAGAAAAAACAATTAGAAAGTAGTTTGGTAGTAAAAGGAGAAAATCAAACTTATACAGCAATGGCTAAAACTGTTGGATTACCTGTTGCAATTGCAGCACTAAAAATTTTAAAAGGAGAAATAAAAACACCTGGAGTTCAACTACCTCTTTCTAAAGAAGTCTATGACCCAATTTTAAAAGAATTAGAAACTTATGGAATTACTTTTAAAGAAAAGGAAGTGCCTTATTTAGGGTACAATCCTAATCATGTAAGAGGATAA
- a CDS encoding DUF423 domain-containing protein, giving the protein MFKNLIITAILGMSAVILGAFAAHALKDTLSAEALQSFETAVRYQMYHVLVLLFVNIYEGFTEKQKNSISYLLFLGILFFSGSIYCIQLTSITAKSIWFVTPLGGLFFIIAWLSMIVIFVKKTRNN; this is encoded by the coding sequence ATGTTTAAAAATTTAATTATTACTGCTATTTTAGGTATGTCAGCAGTAATTTTAGGTGCTTTTGCAGCACATGCTTTAAAAGATACTTTATCAGCTGAAGCTTTACAAAGTTTTGAAACTGCTGTTCGTTACCAAATGTATCATGTGTTAGTACTACTATTTGTAAATATCTATGAAGGATTTACAGAAAAGCAAAAAAATAGCATAAGTTATCTTTTATTTTTAGGCATCCTTTTCTTTTCTGGTTCTATCTATTGCATTCAATTAACCTCTATCACAGCAAAATCTATTTGGTTTGTTACACCTTTAGGAGGGTTGTTTTTTATAATAGCTTGGCTTTCAATGATTGTAATATTCGTAAAAAAAACAAGGAACAATTAA
- the pckA gene encoding phosphoenolpyruvate carboxykinase (ATP), whose product MVDTNTKSISLNSLGIKNATVRYQLTSNQLHKETLEKEQGVESSLGAIAVNTGEFTGRSPMDRFIVKDDITKDEVWWSNINLPFDENKFDSLYNKVVDYLSDKEIYVRDSYACADENYKLNIRVVNEYPWSNMFAYNMFLRPTEEELVDFSPEWTVINAPGFMADAAVDGTRQHNFAILNFSKKIALIGGTGYTGEIKKGIFSALNFILPVYKNTLPMHCSANVGKDGDTAIFFGLSGTGKTTLSTDPNRSLIGDDEHGWTAENTVFNFEGGCYAKVINLSQEQEPEIFSAIKKGAILENVIMDDNGVVDFADTSITQNTRVSYPIYHIDNIQEPSIGKNPKNIFFLTADAFGVLPPISKLTPSQAAYHFISGYTAKVAGTEAGVTEPVPSFSACFGAPFMPLHPTRYAEMLSTKMTEAGVNVWLVNTGWSGGKYGVGRRMPLKYTRAMITAVLNGDLKDYTYEDYHIHSVFGVAQPRTCPGVPTELLSPRATWNNDDAYYETAFKLSNAFRNNFKQFEEFASEEIRRGGPQRYAY is encoded by the coding sequence ATGGTAGATACAAATACGAAATCGATTTCGTTAAATAGTCTAGGAATCAAAAATGCTACAGTTCGTTACCAATTAACTTCGAACCAATTACACAAAGAAACTTTAGAAAAAGAACAAGGAGTAGAATCATCTTTAGGCGCAATTGCTGTAAATACAGGTGAATTTACAGGACGTTCACCTATGGATCGTTTTATTGTAAAAGATGATATTACAAAAGACGAGGTTTGGTGGAGTAACATCAACTTACCTTTTGATGAAAATAAATTTGACAGTCTTTACAATAAGGTTGTAGATTATTTATCTGATAAAGAAATTTATGTTAGAGATAGTTATGCTTGTGCAGATGAAAATTATAAATTAAATATTAGAGTTGTTAATGAATATCCTTGGAGCAATATGTTTGCTTACAATATGTTCTTAAGACCAACAGAAGAAGAGTTAGTAGATTTTAGTCCTGAATGGACCGTTATAAATGCACCAGGTTTTATGGCAGATGCTGCTGTAGATGGAACGCGTCAGCACAACTTTGCAATTTTAAATTTTTCTAAGAAAATTGCATTAATTGGTGGTACAGGTTATACAGGTGAAATTAAAAAAGGAATTTTCTCTGCTTTAAACTTTATTTTACCAGTTTATAAAAATACCTTGCCTATGCACTGTTCTGCCAATGTTGGTAAAGATGGTGATACAGCTATTTTCTTTGGTTTATCAGGTACAGGTAAAACAACTTTATCTACAGATCCAAACAGAAGTTTAATTGGTGATGATGAACATGGTTGGACAGCAGAAAACACTGTTTTTAATTTTGAAGGTGGTTGTTATGCTAAAGTAATTAACCTATCTCAAGAACAAGAGCCAGAAATTTTCTCGGCAATTAAAAAAGGTGCCATTTTAGAAAATGTAATTATGGATGACAATGGAGTTGTCGATTTTGCAGACACTTCAATTACTCAAAATACAAGAGTAAGTTACCCTATTTATCATATAGATAATATTCAGGAACCATCTATTGGTAAAAACCCAAAGAATATTTTCTTTTTAACTGCAGATGCTTTTGGTGTTTTGCCTCCAATATCTAAATTAACACCAAGTCAAGCTGCATATCACTTTATATCTGGTTATACAGCTAAAGTTGCAGGTACAGAAGCAGGTGTTACAGAGCCAGTACCGAGTTTTTCTGCCTGTTTTGGTGCACCATTTATGCCTTTGCATCCAACAAGGTATGCAGAGATGCTAAGTACGAAAATGACAGAAGCAGGTGTAAATGTTTGGTTGGTAAACACAGGTTGGTCTGGAGGTAAATATGGTGTTGGAAGAAGAATGCCATTGAAATACACAAGAGCAATGATTACTGCTGTTTTGAACGGAGATTTAAAAGATTATACTTACGAAGATTATCATATTCACTCAGTATTTGGTGTAGCACAACCAAGAACTTGTCCTGGTGTGCCAACAGAATTATTAAGTCCGAGAGCAACTTGGAATAATGATGACGCATACTATGAAACTGCCTTTAAACTATCGAATGCATTTAGAAATAATTTTAAGCAATTCGAAGAATTTGCAAGCGAAGAAATTCGAAGAGGTGGACCTCAAAGATATGCTTACTAG
- a CDS encoding Nramp family divalent metal transporter yields MIKKWFQNIGPGTLVAAAFIGPGTVTLCTLAGVNFGFNLLWAMLLSIIATIVLQEMAARLGVISQKGLSEVIREEIKVPFLKQFITLLILGAIVIGNASYEAGNISGGILGLETVFGKFIYSLGELNINLMSYVIGSIAFLLLYIGNYKFLEKALVTLVLLMSFSFVLTAIITKPNIISILQGLFIPKFPDQSLLTVIGLIGTTVVPYNLFLHASLVKEKWYKKKDFKLAKKDTIVSITLGGLVSIAIIISAASIPSKDILNAADLAIGLSPLYGEFAKYFLALGLFAAGITSAITAPLAAAYVAKGCLGFKGGLQSKWFRLVWIIILVLGVLFSSVGIKPIEIIKFAQIANGMLLPIIAGILLWIMNKKNVLGNYVNTKTQNFIGFIILLISIFLGVKGILKVFNFI; encoded by the coding sequence ATGATTAAAAAATGGTTTCAGAATATTGGTCCAGGTACTTTAGTAGCTGCTGCTTTCATTGGGCCAGGAACCGTAACTTTATGCACACTAGCAGGTGTAAACTTTGGGTTTAATCTGCTTTGGGCAATGTTGCTATCGATAATTGCAACTATAGTTTTACAAGAAATGGCTGCAAGATTGGGTGTCATTTCTCAAAAAGGCTTATCTGAAGTTATTAGAGAAGAAATTAAAGTTCCGTTTTTAAAACAATTCATTACACTATTAATTTTAGGAGCTATTGTAATTGGAAATGCCTCTTATGAAGCAGGAAATATTAGTGGTGGAATTCTAGGTTTAGAAACTGTTTTTGGTAAATTTATTTATAGTCTTGGAGAGCTCAATATCAACTTAATGAGTTACGTAATTGGTAGTATTGCCTTTCTATTATTATACATTGGTAATTATAAATTTTTAGAAAAGGCATTGGTTACTTTGGTGTTATTGATGAGTTTTTCTTTCGTGCTTACTGCAATTATTACTAAACCAAATATCATTTCTATTTTACAAGGATTATTTATTCCTAAATTTCCTGATCAGAGTTTACTAACTGTAATTGGTTTAATAGGTACAACTGTAGTGCCCTATAATTTGTTTTTACATGCTTCTTTAGTTAAAGAAAAATGGTATAAAAAAAAGGATTTTAAACTCGCTAAAAAAGATACAATTGTTTCTATCACATTAGGAGGTTTAGTTTCTATTGCCATTATTATTTCTGCAGCCTCTATACCTTCTAAGGATATTTTAAATGCGGCTGATTTAGCTATAGGATTATCGCCTTTGTATGGAGAATTTGCCAAATATTTTTTAGCCCTTGGTTTATTTGCAGCAGGTATTACATCAGCAATTACAGCTCCTTTAGCAGCAGCTTATGTAGCCAAAGGTTGTTTGGGCTTCAAAGGTGGTTTGCAGTCTAAATGGTTCAGGTTAGTTTGGATTATTATATTAGTTCTGGGCGTTTTATTTTCCTCTGTAGGTATCAAACCAATTGAGATTATCAAGTTTGCTCAAATTGCAAATGGAATGTTATTGCCCATAATAGCAGGTATTTTATTATGGATTATGAATAAAAAGAATGTTTTAGGGAACTATGTAAATACTAAAACTCAGAATTTTATCGGTTTTATAATTTTGCTAATTTCGATTTTCTTAGGAGTAAAAGGAATTTTAAAAGTTTTTAATTTTATCTAA